CCGCCCCTGACCGACACGGTACAGATGCTTCCGCAGGCGTTTCGCCAGCTCTTTACCTGGCGTATGGCCATCGTGCCAGTGCGCAAACGGGATCTGCTCGCCGATATGCAGCTTGATACGCGAACCGCGCTGGCGAAACATCTCGCGCACCAGCATCAGCAAGGCCAGTGGCGGGGCAATCTGGGTAGCGGCATAAAAAGCCGCGCTGTTGCGTCCCACCACGTGTACCGGCACCAGCGGTGCACGCGCACGCGCCGCGAGGCGCAGGAAACTGTGATGCCAGCGGCGATCGCGCACCCCACGGGTGGTCAGACGCGATACTTCGCCTGCCGGGAAAATGATCAGTGCGCCCTGATTATCGAGATGCTGTTGCATACGCGTCAGCTGTTCACGGCTGGTGCGGTTGCCCATGTTATCCACCGGCAGCATCAGATTATTCAGCGGTTCCAGCATCATCAGCATGCGGTTAGCAACGATTTTCACATCACGTCGCACCTGCGACACGGCAGCCAGCAGTGCCAGACCATCCAGCGCACCAAGCGGGTGGTTAGCGACAATCACCACCGGGCCATGCGAGGGGATTTGTTCCAGATCGCGCTCGCTTAACTCGCAGCGTACATCAAGGTGTTCCAGCACCTGCTCCACCATATCCACCCCTTGCAGGTGGCGGTAGCGCGCGGCAAATTGTTGAAATTCGTTTTCACGCAGTGCCCATTTCAACAGGCTTTTTTGCCATCCCGCCGGTTGAAAGCCTGGCCAGTAAGTATTGAGAACCTGATCAACAGAAAACATAGTTCACCTTCTTGTATGGAGCGGTTATCGCCCCGAAGGTAAAACGGCTTGTTTTCAGATTTATGACGTGAGGGGGTGGTTTGAAAAGACACGCAATAATTTGCGCCGCAACGGTGGGTCGCGGCGCGGTTTATCACGTTTTACAATTTCAGCGGCGGTAACTGCGAGAACACGCTCAGCAGCCCTTTACTCCACAGCTGGCGAATCTGCGAAAAATAGGGGTGCTGGTCGGTAATATGGTACTGCTCGTTATCGCTAAAAGTGTCGCTGTGATAAATCATCACATCCAGCGGCAACCCGACCGAGATATTACTCGCCAGGGTGGAATCCATCGAAATCAGCGCGCACTGCATCGCCTGGCTGAGCGGTGTTTCGTAGCGCAGCACCCGGTCGATAATGGGTTTGCCGTATTTGCTTTCACCAATCTGGAAATACGGGGTATCGACGCTGGCTTCAATAAAATTCCCCTGCGGGTAGATTTGAAACAGCCGTGGCTCCTCGCCACGGATCTGTCCGCCGAGTAACAGCGTACCGCCAAACTCTTCACCATCGCGCTTAATCACTTCGCGCAGCGTCTCGCCCACCAGTAACGCAATGTCGTACAACGATTTCCCGTTCAACAGATTGGGTTGGTCGTGGTCATCATTACCGCGTCGCAGTAGGCTCATCACGCTTTGCGTGGTGGCGAGATTGCCAGCGCTTTGCAACACCAGCGTGCGTTCATCATCCACCTGAAACACATGCAACTTACGAAACGACGAAATATGATCGACGCCCGCGTTGGTGCGTGAGTCGGAAACAAAAATCATCCCTGATGATAAACGCATTGCCACACAATAAGTCATAGTCACGCCTGCAAAGAGAATTACTGCTGCGAGTGCACCTGTTGCACCGCAGCCACCGCCAGCATATCTTCACCCCCGCCGCCCAAACGCATGCCGCGTACCGGACAGGCATCGAGATAATCCACGCCCACCGCCAGTCGCAAGTGCTGCCGGGTGCTGCGGGTATTGTTGGTGATATCAAAGCTGTGCCAACTGCCATCCAGCCAGGCCTCAACCCAGGC
The DNA window shown above is from Pantoea sp. At-9b and carries:
- a CDS encoding proteasome-type protease codes for the protein MTYCVAMRLSSGMIFVSDSRTNAGVDHISSFRKLHVFQVDDERTLVLQSAGNLATTQSVMSLLRRGNDDHDQPNLLNGKSLYDIALLVGETLREVIKRDGEEFGGTLLLGGQIRGEEPRLFQIYPQGNFIEASVDTPYFQIGESKYGKPIIDRVLRYETPLSQAMQCALISMDSTLASNISVGLPLDVMIYHSDTFSDNEQYHITDQHPYFSQIRQLWSKGLLSVFSQLPPLKL